Proteins encoded within one genomic window of Esox lucius isolate fEsoLuc1 chromosome 12, fEsoLuc1.pri, whole genome shotgun sequence:
- the pdyn gene encoding proenkephalin-B has translation MEWYVLVLVLSLPSSTQADCSSQCLQCALQILNTDIPVNSLTCTLECEGTLLTTAELHKCGKTLQTRAVGFPEFSDEHAGARSAPEWEDGQDASITNEVKGFGGFIKRIDENKNKLFTFPWRENGIVKGSYAFPTKYEDLLRKFGERDLPEFLEDDQAAGAENEVVEDNDDAAINKVKRYGGFLRKFGPKTKSKRSDSREEGSHEELQKRYGGFMRRIRPKLNNLNNLKWDNQKRYGGFLRRHYKLSVRSDEEPYSYDDFSL, from the exons ATGGAGTGGTATGTCCTAGTGCTGGTACTTAGCTTACCATCTTCAACCCAAGCGGACTGTTCCTCCCAGTGTCTGCAATGCGCCCTGCAAATACTCAATACAGACATCCCCGTCAACAGTCTG ACCTGTACCTTGGAGTGTGAGGGAACTCTCCTGACCACCGCCGAGTTACACAAATGCGGGAAGACCCTACAGACGCGCGCTGTAGGCTTTCCTGAATTCAGCGATGAGCATGCGGGTGCACGGAGTGCGCCGGAGTGGGAGGATGGTCAAGACGCTTCAATTACAAACGAGGTCAAGGGATTCGGTGGATTCATTAAACGAattgatgaaaacaaaaacaaattgttcaCATTTCCTTGGCGCGAAAACGGCATTGTTAAAGGATCGTACGCGTTTCCTACGAAATATGAGGACCTGCTTAGAAAATTTGGAGAGAGAGACCTCCCGGAATTTTTGGAAGACGATCAGGCTGCGGGTGCTGAAAACGAGGTGGTAGAGGACAACGATGACGCAGcaataaataaagtaaaacgTTACGGAGGGTTCTTACGCAAATTTGGTCCAAAGACAAAGTCAAAGAGAAGTGACTCCAGGGAGGAAGGTAGTCACGAGGAGCTGCAAAAGCGATATGGGGGTTTCATGCGAAGGATTCGGCCGAAGTTGAACAACTTAAATAACTTGAAGTGGGACAATCAGAAGCGATATGGTGGCTTTCTACGTCGCCATTACAAATTATCCGTTCGTTCAGATGAGGAACCTTATTCATATGATGACTTCAGTCTATAG